The genome window aaggaatggaaagaggAGGGCTGCCTGGAGAGCTTGCATGTGTACCCAAGCCTTTGTCCAATTATTGTGTACATAATTCATTTTGCAAATAACCTGTTTCATGGCTTTGGACCCTGGCTATTAAGTATGGTTTCCAAATACGTATTATATACTAGTAAGTACTGAAATTAATAGCATTTAAGTGCTATAAAAcatgtgtttttaattgcttaaTTTGTCCACCATCAAAGATGAATATTCCCCTTAGTTTATGGCATCATGATTGGGAAAGTGTTAATACTTCTTTTGCAggacttatttttttccccttttcctgctttcAGGCAGCAATGGATGGGTAGTCCATTATGAAATGAAATGTGCTCTTTATTTCAGCTTGGACCTGTGAGGATCTGCTGAGAAGAAATCAGGAACCTTCTGTTCTGTCACCTCACATGGAGGAGCAAGGACTATGGTGTGCATGCACACgaatgcacgcacgcacacagtgCAATTTTGCTACCACAGATCAATATACCGTGCTGctctttggaggcaaattgttaCAAATTGCTAGTGATCTGGGATGTGAATATGGCATATGCGGAAAAccttaaaagccttctttcccTGTACTGTGGCCCTGAACCATATGTGGATTCCCACCACTGAAGCTGTTCTTCAGGAAGCTTGATTCTAATCCACCGACAGCTCATGGCTGGGTTGGGGCCATGCCTCCCTTCCCAGTTCACAAGCTACCTCTACTGCTTGATTTTTGGGGTGTAGTTTCAGTCCTTCTATACAAAACTCAATTCCTAGTTTTCCCCCCCGCAAGATTCTCTTCATTGAAGATGCCCAAGTATTGGGCTGAGAAATCATTTAAAGTACTTGCTGCTATTTTTGAatagggatacccagtgtggtggacAGTGACAGACTACAACTCTAGAgtccagggttcaaatccctgctcagccatggaaactcaccggggggggggggactgcaactggtaaaaccactccttaaatatctcacttagttTGAAAGTCCTCTTAAGCTCGCTCTAAGTTGACTCCGATTTGACAGTATGGAACAACAGTTGTTAAACAAATGAGAGCTTGAAACTTGCTGATCTACTTCAAATAAGCCGAGTAATGTATCAAGTAGATCCCATCTACTTTTTGAATGTCATGAGGAATTACTGTCTTTTTAACTACTGTTTCCTGTTTATGAGATTCTTGTGATGTATTGTCTCCTTTTTGCTTCCTTATATCTTTATGTCTCTCTCAACCATCTTGAAATCTGTTGTGTGCCTCCTGCCATTAATCATGGTACATGTTGGTGTTACCCACTTAAGTGCTACATGTTCTGTTACACACTACCTAAAATCGGAAATGTTACCTGTATGGACTAGAGCTGTCAGAACACTCTCAGGCCAACATGCCttgtggccatgctagctgaTATAAactgtgtagtccaaaaaatgaaaACTGTCCTACTTTTGCCCTTCCATAAAGGTAATGAACCAAGGCACACAGAACAATAGTGATAGGACCAAAGACAGTGATTGTGTTATTGgactttttttattaaaaatgggTGAAATCAATGTGAAGTTCTACTTTTTGATTGCAtacttaaaaaaatacaaattattttaCAATGTCCTGTATTTACAAAACGTTCCTCAAAATGCTTTACTTGCGTTGAAACTGAGAATTAAAAGAACCTACAAGGGTTAAAATATCTATTTTACATTATCTACAAAATGTATATTCTACTTTGACCACAAATCATAGGAAAATACTTTGATGTTGGAGAAAGTGTTAAAACATACAATAGGCAtcttaaaaaattgaaaacacaaaAAAGCTCATTAAATAATTACACTGACAAATAAATAGCTTTTGTTCAAGGATACTTTTCAGCCGCTGTCATGCATagttttttcttttgtaatgtaTTGATACCAGTATTTATGAGAAAGAGAAGAATCAGCATACATACTGCTTTTGTTTCATTGTACTTAAAATAaaagcttttgtttccttttaaatgagACATATGAGACCCTGATAAAATACAAGCGTGCCCATGAAAACTCACAACAGCAGCTTTCTAGAACAATATAAAATTGATTGAATGTCCATGGTAACAACTATTTATTTccagtaaaaaaagggggggcaggaagTGTTACCCAATTAGCTGTAGGCATATTGCCCATCTTGAAAATACAGATgataagcaaaaaagcaaaaagtactTATGCACTGAATGCCctttggagtttggtcaaagctACAAAAGTGTGTGTACACTCAACTGCGAAGCAACTATGGTGTGAAAGGATTTTTGTTGGATGATGATATCATTGAGAAGTTCATCTCTTCAAATGAATGGTGGAGCTCTAACTTGTGGGATGCTTCAAGGATTTgctgttccttttcctctctttatgATGTTGGACTGGCTTTGTTTGAGAGGCTCCTTCAAAGTTATGGCTAGATTCGTTGTGTTGCCTGGTGTATCGTTTGCACTTGCATGCTGTAACCACAGTTACTTTGTAGGTTCTTGTACTTCCATCTTGACACTGCAGCTGGATCCTCTGAGTGCGGGTTTTGTCATTCACACACCTCCACTCCTGGGAGCTCCTTCTGCTCCAGTACTTGGATCCATAACCTCCTCCAATCCAGTTAGGCAGAACTGGCAACGGGAGGCACTCTCCAGCACACACCAACTCTTTCAGAGGGTTTATGCTGGTACATTGGCCATCTGAAATATATTTGGTGGATCTCAGTTCCCGGCAGCCAACTTGAACACGACCTGTCAAAGACACAGAATATTGACGTCAGGGTTAAAATTCTAATCATTTACAGCTGTTTCTCACATCAGAACAGGTAACAATGGACCTCTGCATCATCGGGGCATGGTGGTCCACACTAGTCTGCCATATAGATGTCAGAACATCCATGTCAACATTCGTTCAGCTGAGTGCTCCTCTTTCTTATGGCTGTAGGTGGATGCTGCAGTTCATTTATTTGCACAACCACAATGGTATGTGTAGTCTTTACATTAGGCAGAGATAAACAAGAGGTTGTAGGAGCTACTTCCTTAATTAAAAAACTGCATCACAGAAAGAGCCGCTCCAATCTTCTTTGATCCCTCGTATCTTATTGACACATATAGCCAAGCATCAGTAATCTTCACCCAGTTCCACCTCTAGGCAGGCCTTTTGTTTGAGCTGGCATAAGGTGCACCATTTCAATGGCTAAAGTACGAAGAGCAAGAGTATGTGTAGGAAGATCAGCATCGGAATGGGGCACAAACAAGGTGAATTTTATTACTGTGAACCGCTTTGAAATGTTTATAAGAAGATCAGTATACAAATGCTAGACATAAATAATAGGTCATGTAAATTTTTGATGTGTTTGCAATCAGTGGATCCCTTCTGGATGCCTTAAATAAATCTTCACTATAGCTATACATGCTATGCCTTGTAGCTCTGTCAAGGCCAAGATCTGATAACTGGCTTCTGCTTGTCACTCTAGCCATAACCTGTATGACTGAAGCTATAATACAGCATCTGAGAGAAAACTGTGTGACAGCAAATTGGAGTGCTCGAAAGTAAATAGGAATATTAATGCTGCCTCAGCTACTGATGGTATCAGAGGTAATTTCACGTTGTAGGGCTCCCTTTCATCTGCCTGTCTTTCATAAAGAGCATTGTCTTGATCCCAGGTGGATTTGCTCCAAGATATTAAGTATTGGGTTAGCAtgaacattttgtgtgtgttggtTGGGACAGAAGCTCAGGAAATTAATATGCTACATTCAGAGAACTGTAATAAATTAATGCTTCTATTTTACTTTCAAGGAGATATGCTGCTAGTTCTGTGGAAGATTCTTAGAAACCTACACTCTATACTTGCCTGGCCCATTAAAATATTCTTTAAGCAACAATACTATTTTGTTGCAACAtgacttaccctgtttccccgaaaataagacctaacctgaaaataagccctagttaagtgaaaccctgccctccaccattgtgtagcaatcagaagatgacatgtagattgttgtacataaaaaaattaaaacatcccctgaaaataagccctactacaTTTTTGGAgcgaaaattaatataagaccctgtcttattttcagggaaacacggtactagcACCCTGTCTTTAAAAAGTAGGACTCTAAGTCCGGAGGCaatgttatttcattttttccaggtATCTGACATCGTACCAAGGTGCTGAAGTAGCTGCAAATGCAGGCATGTTTGTGCCTGCATGCACCTGTAGATATCTTCACTGAAGTAAGCACAATTCCTTATTTTAATAATTACCCCTTTGAAATGAACATGAAGCGTGAATTTCAACATGCCATCTTTTGCTCTtgcactttctctttttaaaaagtaactgttaTCATGGTTACCGTGTTGTCTTATTCCACAGCAATGCAAATAGGAAAATTACATTTAACAATGAGACACCTTACAGTCCTGGTGATAATTTGGCTTGCATTCATGCTTTAAAATTCAGCAgatttgaagatttttttaataaaagatgCATATACACACATAACGAAGATTCTttgcaactattattattattattatttatttaatttatatcccgcctatctagtcgtggtggactactctactCTACTTTAACTGTATTAAATAATGGAGATCTACATGGGAATCCTTCTGGAAAAGTTCTTTCTAGAAACCACAGGCCAAGTCAAATTtgacaagttttatttttaagtgcaaTTGGCTTTTTACAAACCATGGGTATTGTATTTTGGTACCATTCCATTTTTCTAGAAACAACAAATGCACAATCCACACAGGCATTCTTTAATTCACAATTTTGAATATGGTGCCAAGGAGATTCGGATAAGTTACTTCTTGGACTACTGTTCCCAGAATTCATACTGGCTGGGTTTGGGGGAGTTGAagttcagaaaaataacttttccaagctcagttgCCAACCAGCCTTGGCACCATCCAAAGTAGTATCAGAAAGCGCCATTTTGGGGTGGATGTGATTTATTACCTAAAATAGTAACAGCTTTAATGGACTATCCCGATTAGGAGAGGATTTTCAGAAGAATGGGTTTCTGCATATTGCCACTTGCTTGAATCCTTCTGTTACATGTTTGCATCTTGCACCTGGCTCAGGAATGCATGCAGAAAGAAGCGGCTAGCCCTTTGCATCATCTGCCTTTTGGAAAGTCTAATGCATGAATGTTCAGCTTTTTTATTTTGGAGGGTTATGATGACAGCTAACAGACAAGGAATGCTCACTGGGCTGTTTCAGTCAACTTGAATTGATCAGATGTTTCCTGCATGTTCAAATCACTTCTTTCTGCTGAAGGACGTGGCCGTCAACATCTTTGCTTCTAAGAGATAAACGTGTTCCTGTGAAGTCAATGGTCTTGGCATGCCTTTTGGAGCGGAGTTGTGACTGAAGCCAGCCCCGAGCTGGTTCCTTATGGATCTTTTCTGAGCCAAAATCCGACCAGGAATGCAAAGTAGGGGTGGCAACGGATTGGGAGGGGGGCACATTTTCAAAGGCATGTTAGAGCAAAGATTCCAGGTAGGTTGTGAACCTGTTTGTTTATACAGACTAGAGGAGTTTAAACAGGTTAAGTGCTAAATCAGGAAGTAAAAACACTACTGGAACAGAATCAAAGCCTGGTTGCTGGAAGTAAATGTTGGTTTTGAGAAGCAGCACAGAAAATTGATGTTGGTGAGAAAGCATGAGGTCAGGAAGGAGAGCTGGAAAAAGCATCTCTCGCCTGAACTCCTCAGGAAGGGACTACTGGAAACAAGCAAACAGTCTCAAATTGGTCCTGATCATGGTAGAAAGAGAACCACAATAAAAAGCTGCCTCACCACCAGCTTCATAATTCATCTTTTGCTCTCTATTTAGATGGCAGGAGATGAtcgagaagaagaagaataattCTCAAAGACAAGAGAGCCTAAAACTAAGGTGAAGCTATTACCACCTTTGGCGATTTAAAGGTTCTTTCCTGTTGTTTGGGCTATTGTTGCTgttatcatcatcttcatcattatTTTTGAGAAGGGAGGGTGAAGCAGGAGACCTTCAGATGGAATTCTCAAGGGGGaataacagatactgtacatccTTTATGACCAagtgaaagttacttttgaagatttttttttaaagtgggggagacaaaaaaatACTTGAGGGAGACTAATTAAGAGGAGTACATCAGTAGTTTACGAGCGGCTGCAATTCCCAATACTTACTGCTCCGATCGAAGCCGGAGTGCCTGCCTCCGTTTCGGGCTTGGTTCAaggtgctgttgttgctgttattgttgctgttgctgctggcaGGCATGGCTTTGACCACATGCGAGTACAGGATCTCGGTCGCATCGTTCTTAAAAGCCCGGCAGCTCTTCAGGAGCAGGCAGGCGAGCAGAAAGGCAGCGAGCTGGAGGGCAGGAGGGAACATGGCTAGCTGGAGCTCGGCGCCTGGAGACGGCTTGCTTagtcctcctccttctgctgccgccgccgcctttgCTGCAACTGTGCAACTCCTCGCCGAAGCCCGCCTTTTTATATCGTCCCACAGAAAGCGAGCGAGCGACGCTTGGCGCTCCTTCGGGTGTAAGCTTGGGGAGAGCTTCAGGATGCAAAACACAGACAAGTAGAGGGTGGGATCCCCCCGGGAAATAGCCAATCGACGAGGGCAGTAAAAGAGGGGCTACAccgagatgggggggggaaccataacGCTCGTTAATTGCAAGAGTCCTTGCAGAGGCGTTTGAGGCTGAGGGGGAAcaagagcgagcgagcgaggctGAGGCTGAGGTGAGAACTCTTCGATAGGAAATACAACTTGGCTTGCACCGAGCCCAGACCCAGCTGCCATTTCAGACGTTAGGCGCTCCTAAGTGTTTCCATCCCGTGTGACCGCGTTCCGAAAGGGTATTTTCTTGCTCCTTCGATGCAGAGCCGGCGCCCCTCCCCCTCTGTTCCTGTGGTGCGGGGTACCGGGGAGAGGActcaaaaagttaatttttgacgacaagtcccagaatcccctctcTGGTCATTTTGGCGGAGGTGCATCCTGGGAATCCTAACTCAACCATTGTGCCGAACGAAAACCAGTAAGGCACAAAAGTACAAGAAAGAAACCTGCAATTCAAGGCAGGAACGCTTCTTGTGAAGGAGGAGGTGGTACCGCTCGCCCTCTATGTACTGTGAATAATTTAATGATTGCCTTGGGAAAGATTTTAATAATGCAGCTTTGATCAGTGCAAAACTTTCCTACAGCAACGTTTGTGTTAAGGGAATCATCTCCTCTCAAGAAGTGGAATGGTAAAATTCTCTCCTGTATTTTTCTGACACTCCTGACAGGAAGTAATTTCTCTGAGGGCCACAAATATATGCATGTTCTTCATACTGAAGTAAGTTTCACTCGTGCCCCAAGTTACCCAGTTAAACCCGGTGGGAACATTCTAGAATAAATGGTGCATGGCACACCGCCTTAACTGTCTATGCCAATCTGAAGGATGTTAAAGCGTATTTTACATAATGAATGATAATACACTGTTTTGTGCAGATATACCAACAGAAATTTCATTTTGGCTTGTAGTGTAGCACTGATGTCTTATTTCTGGACATGACGCATTCATGCCAGGTTGATCCCCCGGGATGCTGGTGCAGCGTTTCTGCTATGTCAATGTAATTTCAGACTTTGCGCAACTCCTACTCAAATAGCATTACACACAAtttcagccctagcttttatatATTGCCACAGAGTAAGAGTGTGTCCCCAAGGCAGCCTTGGAATGGCATTTGCAGTTGGTATTCCATCCACTCTCCGGTTCCCACGGTAGTCCCATTCAAGTCCCTGTCAAGCTTGCCATTTCAAACAGCAAGATAATAGGCTAACCTGTAAGTAAATGTACTTATTCCGGTCTCTGACAGGAAGCTGAGGCATCTGTCTGCAAGCCAGTTGGTTCACAGGTAGGCACGCCAACCTGCCATTTGAACACTAGGCCATCTTTTGCACATCCATCttgaaaatgcagaaaaaaagtgGAAGAAGATTGTGTGGGGtctgattctctccccccccccgcctccaccTCTGTTTGTTCTGAACAGTACCCAGTTGTATTCTTCATAAGCACTACCTGTCCAAGCTGAATTCTCTCAAGCAAGAGTTGCTCTTGACTGCTGCCCAGTGTTGTTCTCCCGAATGAAAAGGCAACATTTATTCTACCAACTTGCAAGGATCAATAAAGTACCACCTATTCTTCATGTTCTCTTGATTGAACAATTTGTACTTCAAGTTCCAACAAAACTATTCTCAGATTGCCCATTGCTGCATGATGGTCTGCCTGCTTGATTGCCTCCACTTTGTGATTCAACTATCTGTTGAGTTGGCACCTGCTTACATCAACATTATGAGCCCTGTTTTAGAGGTTCCTTGCATGTTTGACCAGAAATAATTTGTGACCTACATCACTGCTAACTCATCCGACAGATTCTATTCTCATACTTTAAAATAAGTACATGACTTAAGGAACTTATGATAGTAGAGTACAAAGTTtgaaaaagttgattttttttttttttggattatagcCATAAAAGCCATATTCAGTCTCTCCTCCATTTAACTGGTCATGATTAGCAGGTCTAGGGAGCATTAGTTCCTGAAATAGCCACTAGTAACTGCAGGATGATGACTTCTATGGGAAAAGGACCTTACCTCTCCTCTAGTGGAATATCTACTTCACACATAGAAGATTTCAGGTTCAATGGCTGGCTTCTCTCACTAAGAGTTGTTGATAAGTTGATTAGTTCATGacaaaaaatcacaaacattGCCTAGCTTTCAACCCTGCACAAGTCTTCTTCAGGTTGGGCATCACAGAGCTGGAGGTGGTGCAGAAGAAATACAAGTGTTTAAAAATTCATGGCTATGTGTGTTGGGAAAGATTCTCTGCTTACAGCAAGTTTTGGAATGGAAGCTGCGGACTCAGGTTGGAGGTAGAGGCTCCAGAGGTCACCTCTGGTCATGCAGATTGGAATGTCCCTCTCAATCAGATTAGACAAAGGTTTGTCCATCTTCTGACATCCCCCTGTATCACAACACATGATTCCTTTTGGGAATGTCAAACTCCATATTAGAGAAGCTGAGACAAAGTTTAGTTTATACTCTGGGTAATAGCAGCCAAATTAAAAGTATTATCTCTAGAGCTTGGAGAAAGATGAAAGAGGCATTCCAACCCACACCAAGAAATCTGAGGTAAAATCTGAAATGTACATCTCTGACCTGAATCTGCAGTCCttgtcttaaaatttgcttttaataATGGAGCCCGGCCTACACATTTGACCATGATTTGTGGGACTCTTGTATTCCTTCTGCACTGCCCCCAGCTTTGTGGTATCCAATATTATAGAGACCAATTTGGGGCAAAAGTTAgctgagatttttattttttgggtggTCTGATAAAGGCATCGCCCCCCTTGGATTTTGGATTGTGTTCAAGGAACACATGGCTTTTCCCCCTAGTTTGTTGGCTTCTTTAACAAAAGCACTGCCACTTAGTGTGAATAAAAGCAAACTAAGGGCACACACCATCTATGTTCTTAGATAGACCAAGGACCTGACTCAAGGCTGAAGATCAGACTAGATGCAACACGATTCATTCAATCAGCAAACGTGTGAAAatcctttaaaattatttgtagttgtgggTGATCTGATTTGTGACCCTGATAGGTGAGGGGGGCATTGATCTTTACCCCCCCACCACTTCTGATGTCTCCCATTTGCACTAAGATGTGGGATGGTACTTCCATTGAATAAAATGTGAGTTTTCCTCTTAATGAGATAGCAAGTGTATGAGGCTGAATTTGGAGTAGGACCACCATCGGCCTTCACACCAGGGATCTAGTAAttttcaaactggggtccccagaagttcttggactgcaattccctgaagccttcatcacttactgtgctgcccaggatttatgggagttgaagtccaagaaccacTGGGAACCCCAGTTTGAGGACCACTGGATGAGTTCCCTGCACCtgcaatttactttttaaaagctgctccTGAAATTACTAATTGCTTGTATGGCATCATATCTCATTTAGCCTGCAGCCGGATGCATTTCATACTACATTTTGTAtcttggtaattttaaaaaattgcacaaaGAACTTGCATTCATAAATGCATAACTAGAACCTTCCATATACACATTATGTCCatatgccatatttttccatttctaagatgccccccctttctaaccccaaaCTTAAGAAAGCTTAGCTTTGAGTACTcaacctctgggctcagaacattggacattaggagtccctgttgaatctgagcctacaggctccacctccaacacggtgtgttccaattggtttgttcagcatcagctgacatcagttccataaagcTTGTGAttagaggaagctaagtctcctgactgtaggaagctaagccttgtgactgaaggaagcctgtttacagaggcaagatacaggccattttgttctttcctcagctatctca of Pogona vitticeps strain Pit_001003342236 chromosome 6, PviZW2.1, whole genome shotgun sequence contains these proteins:
- the SOSTDC1 gene encoding sclerostin domain-containing protein 1 codes for the protein MFPPALQLAAFLLACLLLKSCRAFKNDATEILYSHVVKAMPASSNSNNNSNNSTLNQARNGGRHSGFDRSSRVQVGCRELRSTKYISDGQCTSINPLKELVCAGECLPLPVLPNWIGGGYGSKYWSRRSSQEWRCVNDKTRTQRIQLQCQDGSTRTYKVTVVTACKCKRYTRQHNESSHNFEGASQTKPVQHHKERKRNSKSLKHPTS